From Novosphingobium decolorationis, one genomic window encodes:
- a CDS encoding TenA family protein encodes MSFCDTIWQDVAPLRRAILDQPFLAELADGSLAPESFRHYMLQDSLYLAEYARALAIASARAPTASARLEFSDGAKVAVQVEQALHQAFFAKFGVTPEMARKAEPTPVCLGYTSYLTGLAATRSYEELIAGILPCFWVYWEVGCDIKPRAASPNPYAAWIDTYADPGFGEATARVRALVDEAAANATPAIRAAMETAFRNATRYEWMFWDSAYRRETWPI; translated from the coding sequence ATGAGCTTTTGCGACACGATCTGGCAGGACGTTGCCCCGCTGCGCCGCGCGATCCTGGACCAGCCTTTCCTCGCCGAGCTTGCCGACGGCTCGCTCGCGCCGGAAAGCTTCCGGCACTACATGCTGCAGGACAGCCTCTACCTTGCCGAATATGCGCGCGCCTTGGCCATTGCGTCGGCCCGCGCGCCCACGGCGAGCGCCCGGCTGGAATTTTCCGACGGCGCCAAGGTCGCGGTGCAGGTGGAGCAGGCGCTGCACCAGGCCTTCTTTGCCAAGTTCGGCGTCACGCCCGAAATGGCGCGCAAGGCCGAGCCCACCCCCGTATGCCTTGGCTACACCAGCTATCTCACCGGCCTTGCTGCAACGCGCAGCTATGAGGAACTGATCGCGGGCATCCTGCCCTGCTTCTGGGTCTACTGGGAGGTCGGCTGCGACATCAAGCCGCGCGCCGCCTCGCCCAACCCTTATGCCGCCTGGATCGACACTTATGCCGATCCCGGCTTCGGCGAAGCCACGGCGCGGGTGCGCGCGCTGGTGGACGAGGCCGCTGCCAATGCCACCCCCGCGATCCGCGCCGCGATGGAAACGGCCTTCCGTAACGCTACGCGCTATGAGTGGATGTTCTGGGATTCGGCCTACCGGCGCGAGACTTGGCCGATCTGA
- a CDS encoding TonB-dependent receptor encodes MRQRAARHATRTSTIFTFLGAGLCLGTPTLAHAEEAAGEAPIVVTARGRPEAQIAVPDTITVYTQDDIARRKLTTIDDFIAATPGVFLINDQDPGTNMISVRGVSTNRNQSPSIAYVVDGLALADSELFTLRTYDVARVEILKGPQGALFGRSASGGAVDIATNDPTDEAGGMASLGMGNGFTWTADGVVNAPVSERVQLRLAGSYRNSDGFIRNSYLDRKVDGFTSRNLRLKAKIQTSETSTLNLRLAWADEDGGAAYISSENVTGRNGGRLSGAILTDPQGDFEGRFARKWWGAQATFAQDLGDTLQLTWSGGYDNYHKDFSEELDFRHDTPVTLDGVALFPDGIQPISQPVDIEAWTSELRLTSQGSGPLRWHAGVFFQRLERDRTDDLGPLLFGAEPQRAETRSNQIGLFAQASYDVLPTLEATLGLRYDRDRRKEDTIGTDTATTYARRAQTFDKWQPKLSLAWRPSKDFTAYVTGSVGFKAGGFNPLPGPSDIWTANFAAETVKSLEAGIKGQLAEGRVRLSLAGFVTDYSNFQNTVFLGNSVVLSVPKVNVHGLEASAQADLGQGFRLDGGAAWTHSRTGTYITPNPTPEPGEPDLVDLTGKRTPNAPDWTLNGGIGWEGEAGPAKLDARLSVAYVSRVDFEIDNILHTPGYASVDGRLGIELGAWNLEVWAKNLFDTRWAISAFGQQQLPLLLGLGPNGPFDSFTINTGRQFGVGATHRF; translated from the coding sequence ATGCGACAACGCGCCGCACGTCACGCCACACGTACGTCTACCATCTTCACATTCCTGGGCGCTGGCCTTTGCCTTGGCACACCCACCCTTGCCCATGCCGAGGAGGCCGCGGGCGAGGCCCCCATCGTCGTTACCGCGCGCGGCCGCCCCGAGGCGCAGATCGCGGTGCCCGACACCATCACGGTCTACACGCAGGACGACATCGCCCGGCGCAAGCTGACCACGATAGACGACTTCATCGCCGCAACGCCGGGCGTATTCCTGATCAACGACCAGGACCCGGGCACAAACATGATCTCAGTGCGCGGGGTATCGACCAACCGCAACCAGTCGCCCTCCATCGCCTACGTCGTGGACGGGCTCGCGCTCGCCGATTCCGAGCTCTTCACCCTGCGCACTTACGACGTCGCGCGCGTCGAGATCCTGAAAGGGCCGCAGGGAGCACTGTTCGGGCGTTCGGCCTCGGGCGGCGCGGTGGACATTGCCACCAACGACCCCACCGACGAGGCAGGCGGCATGGCCTCGCTCGGCATGGGCAACGGCTTCACCTGGACTGCGGACGGCGTCGTCAACGCGCCGGTGTCGGAGCGCGTGCAGCTGCGTCTGGCGGGCTCCTACCGCAATTCCGACGGCTTCATCCGCAACAGCTACCTCGACAGGAAGGTCGACGGCTTCACCAGCCGCAACCTGCGCCTGAAGGCAAAGATCCAGACCTCCGAGACCAGCACCCTCAACCTGCGCCTCGCCTGGGCCGACGAGGATGGCGGCGCGGCCTATATCTCGTCCGAGAATGTCACGGGGCGCAACGGCGGGCGCCTCTCCGGCGCGATCCTGACCGATCCGCAGGGCGACTTCGAGGGCCGCTTCGCGCGCAAATGGTGGGGCGCGCAGGCAACCTTCGCGCAGGACCTGGGCGATACGCTCCAGCTCACCTGGTCGGGCGGCTACGACAACTACCACAAGGACTTCAGCGAAGAGCTGGACTTCCGCCACGATACGCCCGTCACACTGGACGGCGTTGCGCTGTTCCCGGACGGCATCCAGCCCATATCGCAGCCGGTCGACATCGAGGCCTGGACCAGCGAACTGCGCCTGACCTCGCAAGGGAGCGGCCCGCTGCGCTGGCACGCAGGCGTGTTCTTCCAGCGTCTCGAACGTGACCGCACCGACGATCTGGGCCCGCTGCTGTTCGGCGCCGAGCCGCAGCGCGCCGAAACCCGGAGCAACCAGATCGGCCTCTTCGCGCAGGCGAGCTACGACGTGCTGCCCACGCTGGAGGCAACGCTGGGCCTGCGCTACGACCGCGACCGGCGCAAGGAAGACACGATCGGCACGGACACCGCCACCACCTACGCCCGCCGCGCGCAGACTTTCGACAAGTGGCAACCCAAGCTCTCGCTCGCCTGGCGCCCGAGCAAGGATTTCACCGCCTATGTCACGGGTAGCGTCGGCTTCAAGGCGGGCGGCTTCAACCCCCTTCCCGGCCCCTCGGACATCTGGACCGCGAACTTTGCCGCCGAAACCGTCAAGTCGCTGGAAGCGGGTATCAAGGGCCAGCTTGCCGAAGGGCGCGTGCGCCTTTCCCTCGCAGGCTTCGTGACCGACTACAGCAACTTCCAGAATACCGTGTTCCTGGGCAATTCGGTCGTGCTCTCGGTACCCAAGGTCAATGTCCACGGGTTGGAAGCCTCCGCGCAGGCGGACCTGGGACAAGGCTTCCGCCTCGATGGTGGCGCGGCCTGGACGCACAGCCGCACCGGCACCTACATCACCCCCAACCCCACGCCGGAACCGGGCGAGCCTGACCTGGTGGATCTCACCGGCAAGCGCACCCCCAACGCGCCCGACTGGACGCTGAACGGCGGCATCGGCTGGGAAGGAGAGGCAGGGCCTGCCAAGCTCGACGCGCGCCTCAGCGTTGCCTACGTCTCGCGCGTGGACTTCGAGATCGACAACATCCTGCACACCCCCGGCTACGCCTCGGTGGACGGGCGGCTCGGCATTGAGCTCGGCGCGTGGAACCTGGAAGTCTGGGCCAAGAACCTCTTCGACACGCGCTGGGCGATTTCCGCCTTCGGCCAGCAGCAGTTGCCGCTGCTCCTCGGCCTTGGCCCCAACGGTCCGTTCGACAGCTTCACCATCAACACCGGCCGCCAGTTCGGCGTCGGCGCCACCCACCGTTTCTGA
- a CDS encoding TetR family transcriptional regulator: MTSSSTKARDRDEILDAARNVLAREGLYHFSLRLVAREAAMSVGKIRYQIGDKAALLEAVVARECEIIDARRDQWRTQLASCPELDPASVTDIVTQVLDEVSQDGRVSAIVMAEIYIQAHRDPALGPLRARLWAHDQGFWQGLFEDCPEARGLVHRIACYGVDERVFSVLLGQSRDYRLLRQSTLRALLRPAGAHARSAVSAWHLHLVAQLAGPAQAALEGASEIKGTKAVLAGQIADAMAREGVEAISFRQIATSAGVPLSTLTHHFLSHRDLVLGGVEELYRRMRASLGQPGDARAGRQVLLLTHEMALGALRDPRLTPFAIDMRRRRAENVHAQVAPLIDGEGDRARSQAFTMALIGEAIALGDEGQPLDSTAFPERLRELARD, from the coding sequence ATGACAAGCTCCTCGACCAAGGCCCGGGATCGCGACGAAATCCTTGATGCGGCACGAAATGTTCTGGCGCGCGAAGGACTGTACCATTTCAGTCTGCGTCTCGTTGCGCGAGAGGCGGCGATGTCTGTCGGCAAGATCCGCTACCAGATCGGGGACAAGGCGGCTTTGCTGGAGGCTGTCGTCGCGCGGGAATGCGAGATCATCGACGCGCGGCGTGACCAGTGGCGCACGCAGCTGGCCTCCTGCCCGGAACTGGACCCTGCCAGCGTGACCGATATCGTCACGCAGGTCCTTGACGAGGTGTCACAGGACGGGCGCGTTTCGGCAATCGTCATGGCCGAGATCTATATCCAGGCCCATCGCGATCCGGCTCTTGGGCCGCTGCGCGCGCGGTTGTGGGCGCACGACCAGGGGTTCTGGCAAGGCCTGTTCGAGGACTGTCCCGAGGCCCGGGGGCTGGTGCACCGCATCGCGTGCTATGGCGTGGATGAGCGTGTCTTCAGTGTCCTTCTGGGGCAGAGCCGCGACTACCGGCTTCTGCGCCAGTCCACCTTGCGGGCGCTGCTGCGTCCTGCCGGGGCGCACGCTCGCAGCGCGGTGAGCGCCTGGCATCTCCACCTCGTCGCGCAACTGGCCGGTCCGGCGCAGGCGGCGCTGGAGGGGGCGAGCGAGATCAAGGGCACCAAGGCGGTGCTGGCAGGGCAGATCGCCGACGCCATGGCCCGCGAAGGAGTGGAAGCGATCTCGTTTCGCCAGATCGCGACATCGGCCGGGGTGCCTCTCTCCACGCTGACGCACCATTTTCTCTCGCATCGTGACCTGGTGCTGGGCGGTGTGGAGGAACTGTACCGGCGCATGCGCGCGTCGCTGGGGCAGCCCGGCGATGCGCGCGCAGGACGCCAGGTGCTGCTGCTGACCCATGAGATGGCGCTCGGCGCCCTGCGCGATCCGCGCCTCACGCCCTTTGCGATCGACATGCGGCGAAGGCGCGCGGAAAATGTCCACGCGCAGGTTGCCCCTCTGATTGATGGCGAGGGGGATCGCGCACGCAGCCAGGCGTTCACCATGGCGCTGATCGGAGAGGCTATTGCTCTGGGCGATGAGGGGCAGCCACTGGACAGCACCGCATTTCCGGAACGGCTGCGCGAACTGGCCCGCGATTAG